The Polyangiaceae bacterium genome includes a region encoding these proteins:
- a CDS encoding SIS domain-containing protein: MTHARKFFDEAVQILNRLDADAVERLASLLADLGKRGGRLFILGVGGSAGNASHAVNDFRKICGIEAYAPTDNVSELTARVNDEGWETTFERWLEVSRLGKNDMVLVFSVGGGNLEKNVSPNLVRALGLAKRVGASIGGVVGRDGGYTAQVADACVIVPTVNPEAITPHTEAFQGVVWHLLVSHPALQKSATKWESTR; the protein is encoded by the coding sequence ATGACCCACGCGCGTAAGTTCTTCGACGAGGCCGTCCAGATCCTGAACCGCCTGGACGCCGATGCCGTAGAGCGGCTGGCGTCGCTGCTCGCCGACCTCGGCAAGCGCGGCGGCCGGCTGTTCATCCTCGGCGTGGGCGGCAGCGCTGGAAACGCCTCGCACGCGGTCAACGACTTCCGGAAAATCTGCGGCATCGAGGCCTACGCGCCAACCGACAACGTGTCCGAGCTGACGGCGCGCGTGAACGACGAGGGCTGGGAGACGACCTTCGAGCGCTGGCTGGAGGTCAGCCGCCTCGGCAAGAACGACATGGTGCTGGTGTTCTCGGTGGGCGGCGGCAACCTGGAGAAGAACGTGAGCCCGAACCTGGTGCGGGCGCTCGGGCTCGCCAAGCGAGTCGGCGCCAGCATCGGCGGCGTCGTGGGGCGCGACGGCGGCTACACCGCCCAGGTCGCGGACGCCTGCGTGATCGTCCCGACCGTGAACCCGGAGGCCATCACGCCGCACACGGAGGCGTTCCAAGGCGTGGTCTGGCATCTGCTCGTGTCGCACCCCGCGCTGCAGAAGTCGGCGACGAAGTGGGAGAGCACTCGATGA
- a CDS encoding NAD-dependent epimerase/dehydratase family protein, which translates to MKSLVVGGAGFIGSHLADRLVSRGPVTLFDNLSVGKREFVATHLDSGAAKLVVGELLDLGQVCEVVKGHDVVFHLAANPEARWGLDNPRLDLEQGTIATWNVLEAMRRGGVKTIVFSSSGTVYGDTAAVCAEGDLGHLPISLYGASKLAGESLISAYAECFGLRGLIYRFGNVVGPRGTHGAALDFFKKLQKTPDELEVLGDGAQAKPYVFVTDCVDGILFGLDHSKGPLDVFNIAPPDFTSVRRIAELCVAASPYPSARIRYTGGERGWPGDVPQSRIAPNRLAELGWRVSRTSDEAVREAVSALAREVFG; encoded by the coding sequence ATGAAGTCGCTGGTCGTCGGCGGCGCGGGCTTCATCGGCAGCCATCTGGCCGATCGCCTGGTCAGCCGCGGACCGGTCACGCTGTTCGACAACCTGAGCGTGGGCAAGCGCGAGTTCGTCGCGACGCACCTCGACTCCGGCGCCGCCAAGCTCGTGGTCGGTGAGCTGCTCGACCTCGGCCAGGTGTGCGAGGTGGTGAAGGGCCACGACGTGGTGTTCCACCTGGCGGCGAACCCCGAGGCGCGCTGGGGCCTCGACAACCCGCGGCTGGATCTGGAGCAGGGCACCATCGCCACCTGGAACGTGCTCGAGGCCATGCGCCGGGGCGGCGTGAAGACCATCGTCTTCTCCTCGTCCGGCACCGTGTACGGCGACACCGCTGCCGTCTGCGCCGAGGGCGATCTCGGGCACCTGCCCATCTCGCTCTACGGCGCCAGCAAGCTCGCCGGCGAGTCGTTGATCAGCGCCTACGCCGAGTGCTTCGGCCTGCGCGGCTTGATCTACCGCTTCGGCAACGTGGTGGGCCCGCGCGGCACGCACGGCGCTGCGCTCGACTTCTTCAAGAAGCTCCAGAAGACCCCCGACGAGCTGGAGGTGCTCGGCGACGGCGCGCAGGCCAAGCCCTACGTCTTCGTCACCGACTGCGTGGACGGCATCTTGTTCGGCCTCGATCATTCGAAGGGCCCCCTCGACGTGTTCAACATCGCGCCACCGGACTTCACCAGCGTGCGCCGCATCGCCGAGCTGTGCGTGGCGGCTTCCCCCTACCCCAGCGCGCGCATCCGCTACACCGGCGGCGAGCGCGGCTGGCCCGGCGACGTCCCGCAGTCGCGCATCGCGCCGAACCGCCTGGCCGAGCTCGGATGGCGGGTCTCGCGCACCAGCGACGAGGCGGTACGCGAGGCGGTCAGCGCGCTGGCACGAGAGGTCTTCGGGTGA
- a CDS encoding NTP transferase domain-containing protein yields the protein MRPRTLTLPKSLLEVAGRPFVAWQLEALARSGFSRVLLCIGHLGEQIRALVADGAAFGLVAEYSEDGPTLLGTAGALRRALPLLEPTFLVTYGDSYLPFDYSAPLRDLDAHPEALGTMSVFENRGQWDSSNTRVQGELVLSYEKGATSPDVAFIDYGAIALRREVVAGLPEGRVIGLDGVQAELARQGRLRALVAHERFFEIGSEAGLVELAKKLGTP from the coding sequence ATGCGCCCGCGCACGCTCACGCTGCCCAAGAGTCTGCTCGAGGTGGCGGGCCGGCCGTTCGTCGCCTGGCAGCTCGAGGCCCTGGCGCGCTCGGGCTTCTCGCGGGTGCTGCTCTGCATCGGGCACCTGGGCGAGCAGATCCGCGCGCTCGTGGCCGACGGCGCGGCGTTCGGCCTGGTCGCCGAGTACTCGGAGGACGGCCCCACCTTGCTCGGCACGGCGGGCGCGCTGCGCCGGGCGCTGCCGCTGCTCGAGCCGACCTTCCTGGTCACCTACGGCGACAGCTACCTGCCCTTCGACTACTCGGCGCCGCTCCGCGATCTCGACGCGCACCCGGAGGCGCTCGGCACGATGAGCGTGTTCGAGAACCGCGGCCAATGGGACTCGAGCAACACCCGCGTCCAGGGCGAGCTCGTGCTGAGCTACGAGAAAGGCGCGACCTCTCCCGACGTCGCGTTCATCGACTACGGCGCCATCGCGCTCCGTCGTGAAGTCGTCGCCGGCTTGCCCGAAGGTCGGGTGATCGGCCTCGACGGCGTGCAGGCGGAGCTGGCCCGGCAAGGACGCTTGCGCGCGCTCGTGGCCCATGAAAGGTTCTTCGAAATCGGCTCGGAAGCCGGCCTCGTCGAGCTCGCCAAGAAACTCGGAACCCCGTGA
- a CDS encoding sugar kinase, giving the protein MIISRAPVRFSLGGGGTDLPSYYEKFGGFVVSAAIDSYVYITANKRFYDDIRLAYSQTEIVPNVESIQHRIFREALRMTGIGRAIELTSVADVPANSGLGSSSSFTVALLNALHTFKREFVSSRQLAEEACELEMVRLGEPIGKQDQYIAAFGNVTALTLDKDGSVHVEPVPVRDEVIDELTNNLIIMWSGIERAASSVLAEQGSRVQKKDSSTLDGMHRIKALGHEVYDLLVKGETDRYGELLHEHWTNKRKLASKMTDDRIDEHYDTARKAGAIGGKLMGAGGGGFFMFYARPADKRRVYEALVQRGLRPLRFRFDLDGARIVANMHRT; this is encoded by the coding sequence GTGATCATCTCCCGCGCACCCGTTCGTTTCTCCCTCGGTGGAGGTGGCACCGACCTGCCGAGCTACTACGAGAAGTTCGGTGGCTTCGTGGTCAGCGCGGCCATCGACTCCTACGTCTACATCACGGCCAACAAGCGCTTCTACGACGACATCCGCCTGGCCTATTCGCAGACCGAGATCGTGCCGAACGTGGAGTCGATCCAGCATCGCATCTTCCGCGAGGCGCTGCGCATGACCGGGATCGGACGCGCCATCGAGCTCACCAGCGTGGCCGACGTGCCGGCCAACAGCGGGCTCGGGTCTTCGTCGAGCTTCACGGTGGCGTTGCTCAACGCGCTCCACACCTTCAAGCGTGAGTTCGTGTCTTCGCGGCAGCTCGCGGAGGAGGCCTGCGAGCTCGAGATGGTCCGGCTGGGCGAGCCCATCGGCAAACAGGACCAGTACATCGCGGCGTTCGGCAACGTGACCGCGCTGACCCTGGACAAGGACGGCAGCGTCCACGTCGAGCCGGTGCCGGTGCGCGACGAGGTGATCGACGAGCTGACCAACAACCTGATCATCATGTGGTCGGGCATCGAGCGCGCGGCCAGCTCGGTGCTGGCGGAGCAGGGCAGCCGCGTGCAGAAGAAGGACAGCTCGACGCTCGACGGCATGCACCGCATCAAGGCGCTGGGCCACGAGGTCTACGATCTGCTGGTGAAGGGAGAGACGGACCGCTACGGCGAGCTCTTGCACGAGCACTGGACGAACAAGCGCAAGCTCGCCAGCAAGATGACCGACGACCGCATCGACGAGCACTACGACACGGCCCGGAAGGCCGGCGCCATCGGCGGCAAGCTGATGGGCGCGGGGGGCGGCGGCTTCTTCATGTTCTACGCGCGCCCGGCGGACAAACGGCGGGTGTACGAGGCTCTGGTCCAGCGCGGCCTCCGGCCGCTTCGCTTCAGGTTCGATCTCGATGGCGCGCGCATCGTGGCCAACATGCACCGCACGTAG
- a CDS encoding discoidin domain-containing protein, with protein sequence MARLAHKLVEPLLLSDALARARALPKDHAPRARELGAAARRRADAARALRSEEHDVAALRLEREAALLALEALLAARGEPAGAPADAWSHLTALPDPPPGLGAARKLLESDDPLVFDALADPRRARAELAPTLDWLLRLAEPRTERELRRARVGRVAALSAGLGGALWLCLWLFVWPANEAAHKPAHMSSLVRGGTPTENLTDGVRGKPFSTSERQGDAWARVDLLNVVEVERVTIFGAAETSLPLIVELSDDDRKFTQVAELAGAPVNGRWSAELGKKRGRFVRIRHPGQGVLSLSEIEVWGKR encoded by the coding sequence ATGGCCCGGCTCGCGCACAAGCTCGTCGAGCCGCTGCTCCTCTCCGACGCCCTCGCCCGCGCCCGTGCGCTGCCGAAGGACCACGCTCCTCGGGCCCGGGAGCTCGGCGCCGCGGCGCGCCGGCGCGCCGACGCGGCCCGCGCGCTCCGCTCCGAGGAGCACGACGTCGCCGCGCTCCGCCTCGAGCGCGAAGCGGCGCTGTTGGCGCTGGAAGCGCTGCTCGCTGCGCGGGGTGAGCCGGCCGGTGCGCCAGCAGACGCCTGGTCCCACCTGACCGCGCTGCCGGACCCGCCGCCGGGGCTCGGCGCCGCGCGGAAGCTGCTGGAGAGCGACGACCCGCTGGTCTTCGACGCGCTCGCCGACCCGCGCCGGGCGCGCGCCGAGCTCGCGCCCACCCTCGACTGGCTCCTCCGCTTGGCAGAGCCGCGTACGGAGCGCGAGCTCCGGAGGGCTCGCGTCGGCCGCGTCGCGGCGCTGTCGGCGGGGCTCGGCGGCGCGCTCTGGCTCTGCCTCTGGCTGTTCGTCTGGCCGGCGAACGAAGCGGCGCACAAGCCGGCGCACATGAGCAGCCTGGTCCGCGGCGGCACGCCGACCGAGAACCTGACCGACGGCGTGCGCGGCAAGCCGTTCTCGACCAGCGAGCGGCAGGGCGATGCCTGGGCCCGCGTCGATCTGCTGAACGTGGTGGAGGTCGAGCGCGTGACGATCTTCGGCGCGGCGGAGACGTCGCTGCCGTTGATCGTCGAGCTCAGCGACGACGACCGCAAATTCACCCAGGTCGCGGAGCTCGCAGGGGCGCCGGTGAACGGGCGCTGGTCGGCTGAGCTGGGCAAGAAGCGCGGGCGCTTCGTGCGCATCCGCCACCCGGGACAGGGCGTGCTCTCGCTCAGCGAGATCGAGGTCTGGGGCAAGCGCTGA
- a CDS encoding Bax inhibitor-1 family protein, which produces MYSSSVARGNVGVNPVDARAKFIVRTYNHLFGAIVLFAAIEVGLFTSGLAYPIAAALLGKSWLLVLGGFVLVSWLASHAAHRSLSKPLQYLALLGMVVAQAIIFVPLLVIADKVAPGAIQSASLVTMLGFAGLTAIAFVTRKDFSFLRGFLFWGGIVALIAIVAGVAFGFQLGTFFSVLMVGFAGAAILYDTSNVIHHFPEDRYVAAALELFASVAMMLWYVLRIFISSRD; this is translated from the coding sequence ATGTACTCGTCCAGCGTCGCCCGCGGGAACGTCGGGGTGAACCCCGTCGACGCGCGCGCCAAGTTCATCGTCCGCACCTACAACCACCTGTTCGGGGCCATCGTGCTGTTCGCGGCCATCGAGGTGGGGCTGTTCACGTCGGGGTTGGCCTATCCGATCGCCGCGGCTTTGCTCGGCAAGAGCTGGCTGCTCGTGCTCGGCGGCTTCGTGCTGGTGAGCTGGCTCGCCAGCCACGCAGCGCACCGCTCGCTGTCCAAACCGCTCCAGTACCTGGCGCTCCTCGGCATGGTAGTGGCGCAGGCCATCATCTTCGTACCGCTGCTCGTGATCGCGGACAAGGTCGCGCCCGGCGCCATCCAGAGCGCGTCGCTCGTGACCATGCTCGGCTTCGCCGGGCTGACCGCCATCGCCTTCGTCACCCGCAAGGACTTCTCGTTCCTGCGCGGCTTCCTGTTCTGGGGCGGCATAGTGGCGCTGATCGCCATCGTCGCGGGCGTCGCGTTCGGCTTCCAGCTCGGCACGTTCTTCAGCGTGCTCATGGTCGGCTTCGCCGGCGCCGCCATCCTGTACGACACATCGAACGTCATCCACCACTTCCCGGAGGACCGCTACGTGGCCGCGGCGCTCGAGCTGTTCGCCTCGGTGGCGATGATGCTGTGGTACGTGCTCAGGATTTTCATCTCCTCCCGCGACTGA
- a CDS encoding serine/threonine protein kinase, whose translation MYVCPSCGLPAQAPGFCTEDGAALASTAGDPLLGQTVGSYRIARLIGQGGMGAVYLGVQPSIGSRVAIKVLSPSASSTAGMVDRFFAEARAANKIRHESIVNVLDLSVLPDQRPYIVMEYLEGAPLASHFEALRPFPLGLLARIGLETLGALEAAHSHGITHRDLKPDNLFLTSLGRVKVLDFGIAKLRPELGGQSDATRTGALLGTPQYMSPEQALGQPVDTRADIYSLGVVLFEGATGRRPFEADSLFELLKQHIEATPPHPSSLRPDLPPAFEHVIWRAMEKDKNRRFQSAAEMAQALSAVLATLPDVGMSAPPLPPPRPSAPTPMVLAPTAAQSHATVGGVSSAPVPSRSSPVGFIVGVLGALVALVAVVAAVAIYFVLDRETVNVTFEQGGGSPSGAEAVAGLADARSQARKHFADAELVTISVSGVKPDGSVKLEDNTHAVSFMFRSPSASKTSKKCMVSVSTSMYGTFTSPYEDASFNCEQPVINAPKCSLAQVMKKAPAGTKTAVFNSQAGGWSWVLMGGSGAVTIIPDNC comes from the coding sequence ATGTACGTGTGTCCGAGCTGCGGCCTGCCGGCGCAGGCGCCGGGGTTCTGCACGGAGGACGGGGCGGCGCTCGCCTCGACCGCCGGCGATCCCCTGCTCGGTCAGACCGTCGGCAGCTACCGCATCGCGCGGCTGATCGGCCAGGGCGGGATGGGAGCCGTGTACCTGGGCGTGCAGCCCAGCATCGGCAGCCGCGTCGCCATCAAGGTGCTGTCGCCGAGCGCCTCGTCCACCGCCGGCATGGTGGACCGCTTCTTCGCCGAGGCCCGCGCCGCCAACAAGATCCGTCACGAGAGCATCGTGAACGTGCTCGATCTGAGCGTCCTGCCCGATCAACGGCCGTACATCGTGATGGAGTACCTGGAGGGCGCGCCGCTCGCGAGCCACTTCGAGGCGCTCCGTCCCTTCCCGCTGGGCCTCCTGGCGCGCATCGGGCTCGAGACCCTGGGCGCCCTCGAAGCCGCCCACTCGCACGGCATCACGCACCGCGACCTGAAGCCCGACAACCTGTTCTTGACCTCGCTCGGGCGGGTCAAGGTGCTCGACTTCGGCATCGCCAAGCTGCGCCCCGAGCTCGGTGGGCAGAGCGATGCCACTCGCACCGGCGCGCTGCTCGGCACGCCGCAGTACATGTCGCCGGAGCAGGCGCTGGGGCAGCCGGTCGACACCCGCGCGGACATCTACTCACTCGGCGTGGTGCTGTTCGAAGGCGCCACGGGCCGGAGGCCGTTCGAGGCCGACTCGCTGTTCGAGCTGCTCAAGCAGCACATCGAGGCGACCCCTCCCCACCCCTCCAGCTTGCGTCCGGACCTACCCCCCGCCTTCGAGCACGTGATCTGGCGCGCGATGGAGAAGGACAAGAACCGGCGCTTCCAGTCGGCGGCGGAGATGGCGCAGGCGCTCTCGGCGGTGCTCGCGACGCTCCCGGACGTCGGGATGAGCGCGCCGCCGCTCCCGCCGCCGCGCCCGAGCGCTCCGACCCCGATGGTGCTGGCCCCCACCGCGGCGCAGTCTCACGCCACCGTCGGCGGAGTGAGCTCGGCGCCCGTGCCCTCCCGGTCCTCACCCGTCGGCTTCATCGTCGGCGTCCTGGGCGCGCTGGTCGCGCTGGTGGCGGTGGTGGCGGCGGTGGCGATCTACTTCGTGCTCGACCGAGAGACCGTCAACGTCACCTTCGAGCAGGGGGGTGGCAGCCCGAGCGGCGCAGAAGCGGTGGCGGGCCTGGCCGACGCGCGCAGCCAGGCCCGCAAGCACTTCGCCGACGCGGAGCTGGTCACGATCTCGGTCTCCGGCGTGAAGCCCGACGGCAGCGTGAAGCTCGAAGACAACACCCACGCCGTCTCCTTCATGTTCCGATCCCCGAGCGCCTCGAAGACGAGCAAGAAGTGCATGGTCTCGGTCAGCACGTCCATGTACGGTACGTTCACCTCGCCGTACGAGGACGCCTCGTTCAACTGCGAACAACCGGTGATCAACGCGCCGAAGTGCTCGCTCGCCCAGGTGATGAAGAAGGCGCCCGCCGGCACCAAGACGGCGGTGTTCAACAGCCAAGCCGGCGGCTGGAGCTGGGTGTTGATGGGCGGCTCGGGCGCGGTCACCATCATCCCCGACAACTGCTAG
- a CDS encoding radical SAM protein, translating to MTSVEPRRLQVVSDCRPLLVVWETTLRCDQHCRFCGTRAGKSHPNELSTAEMLDVVDQLHAMGTAEIAVHGGEAYLRKDFLELVGAIRARGIECTMVTGGRGITPELADGLRDADITAVSVSVDGLEATHDELRGLRGSHRGALRALELLHERGVAVGCNTQVNRKNYRELDGIVELAAARGAYGWQVQLMVPMGRAAEAEDLWLEPHDILEVMPRIAAARRRADELGVKLWPGNNVGYFGPYEHLLRADRSRQGFSSGCGGGIRTLGIEANGDVKGCSAMASKGFVGGNVRDKSIREIWDHSPELRFTRGFVLDDLWGFCRGCYYAETCKGGCIWTSSTLLGKVGNNPYCHHRALELLAAGQRERLKLVAAAKGEIRDTARFELVLEAAPDDWVRGLPAQA from the coding sequence GTGACCAGCGTCGAGCCTCGCCGCTTGCAGGTCGTCAGCGACTGCCGTCCGCTGCTGGTGGTCTGGGAGACGACGCTGCGCTGCGATCAGCACTGTCGGTTCTGCGGCACCCGCGCCGGGAAGAGTCACCCGAACGAGCTCTCCACCGCGGAGATGCTCGACGTGGTCGACCAGCTCCATGCCATGGGCACGGCGGAGATCGCGGTCCACGGCGGCGAGGCCTACCTGCGCAAGGATTTCCTGGAGCTGGTGGGGGCGATCCGCGCGCGCGGCATCGAGTGCACCATGGTCACCGGCGGGCGTGGCATCACGCCGGAGCTGGCCGACGGCCTCCGCGACGCCGACATCACCGCCGTCAGCGTCTCCGTGGACGGGCTGGAAGCGACGCACGACGAGCTGCGCGGCCTCCGCGGCAGCCACCGCGGCGCCCTCCGCGCGCTCGAGCTCTTGCACGAGCGCGGCGTCGCGGTCGGCTGCAACACGCAGGTGAATCGCAAGAACTACCGCGAGCTCGACGGCATCGTGGAGCTCGCGGCGGCGCGTGGCGCCTACGGCTGGCAGGTGCAGCTGATGGTGCCGATGGGTCGCGCCGCGGAGGCGGAGGATCTCTGGCTCGAGCCCCACGACATCCTGGAGGTCATGCCGCGCATCGCTGCGGCGCGCCGGCGCGCCGACGAGCTGGGCGTGAAGCTCTGGCCGGGCAACAACGTGGGCTACTTCGGGCCCTACGAGCACCTCTTGCGCGCGGATCGCTCGCGCCAGGGCTTCTCCAGCGGCTGCGGCGGCGGCATCCGCACCCTGGGCATCGAGGCCAACGGCGACGTCAAGGGCTGCTCCGCCATGGCCTCGAAGGGCTTCGTGGGCGGGAACGTGCGCGACAAGTCCATCCGCGAGATCTGGGACCACTCGCCCGAGCTACGGTTCACCCGCGGCTTCGTGCTCGACGATCTCTGGGGCTTCTGCCGCGGCTGCTACTACGCCGAGACCTGCAAGGGCGGCTGCATCTGGACCAGCTCCACGCTGCTCGGCAAGGTCGGCAACAATCCCTACTGCCACCACCGCGCGCTGGAGCTGCTCGCGGCCGGACAGCGCGAGCGCCTGAAGCTGGTCGCCGCGGCGAAGGGAGAGATCCGCGACACCGCGCGCTTCGAGCTCGTGCTCGAAGCCGCACCCGACGACTGGGTCCGAGGGCTTCCCGCCCAGGCCTGA
- a CDS encoding isocitrate/isopropylmalate dehydrogenase family protein, translating into MADESYDVVLLPGDGIGREIAAQARRVLERVERGIGARFAVEEIPCGGQYYLEHGKDWPDGSAEKCKRADVILLGAVGWPSPEGKGPVMMPNGHMAGYNAVLGNRSRLDLYANIRPVKLYEGVSHRISGRHQQVWRPADVDMVFVRENTEGLYSGMGGTLSPGGRTVLATDVRVITRAASERVIRLAFELSKKRNGAPKDKKRRVTVLVKNNVLDGCRLFAEVFDEIGRDYPEIEKDVAIVDAFTQWLLGQPEYYDVVVSTNMFGDIVTDLASVLQGGMGLAVGCNVGDHHAMFEPIHGSAPKHAGQDKANPMAMILATGEALRWLGDKQGDSALRRGGDAIEAAVRAVIAAGAPLTYDLSGSERAAKMSEVTTAILGQLDAGF; encoded by the coding sequence ATGGCAGACGAGAGCTACGACGTCGTCCTCTTGCCAGGCGACGGCATCGGTCGCGAGATCGCCGCGCAGGCCCGCCGCGTGCTCGAGCGCGTGGAGCGCGGGATCGGCGCGAGATTCGCCGTCGAAGAGATCCCCTGCGGCGGGCAGTATTACCTGGAGCACGGCAAGGACTGGCCGGACGGCTCGGCCGAGAAGTGCAAGCGCGCGGACGTGATCTTGCTGGGCGCCGTGGGCTGGCCCTCGCCGGAGGGCAAGGGTCCGGTGATGATGCCGAACGGTCACATGGCGGGCTACAACGCCGTGCTCGGCAACCGCTCGCGGCTCGACCTGTACGCGAACATCCGCCCGGTCAAGCTCTACGAGGGCGTGTCGCACCGCATCTCGGGCCGGCACCAGCAGGTGTGGCGCCCGGCCGACGTGGACATGGTGTTCGTGCGCGAGAACACCGAGGGGCTGTACTCCGGCATGGGCGGCACGCTCTCTCCCGGAGGGCGCACGGTCCTGGCCACCGACGTGCGCGTGATCACGCGCGCCGCTTCGGAGCGGGTGATCCGCCTGGCCTTCGAGCTCAGCAAGAAGCGCAATGGCGCTCCCAAGGACAAGAAGCGCCGCGTCACCGTGCTGGTGAAGAACAACGTCCTGGACGGCTGTCGGCTGTTCGCCGAGGTGTTCGACGAGATTGGCCGAGACTACCCGGAGATCGAGAAGGACGTGGCCATCGTGGACGCCTTCACGCAGTGGCTGCTCGGGCAGCCGGAGTATTACGACGTGGTGGTGTCCACCAACATGTTCGGGGACATCGTCACGGATCTGGCCTCGGTGCTCCAGGGTGGCATGGGCCTGGCCGTCGGCTGCAACGTCGGCGATCACCACGCCATGTTCGAGCCCATCCACGGCTCCGCGCCCAAGCACGCGGGCCAGGACAAGGCGAACCCCATGGCGATGATCCTCGCGACCGGCGAGGCGCTGCGCTGGCTCGGCGACAAGCAAGGCGACTCGGCGCTCCGCCGCGGGGGCGACGCCATCGAGGCCGCGGTGCGCGCCGTGATCGCCGCCGGCGCCCCGCTCACCTACGACCTCTCCGGCAGCGAGCGCGCCGCCAAGATGTCCGAGGTGACGACCGCCATCCTGGGCCAGCTCGACGCTGGCTTCTGA
- a CDS encoding Uma2 family endonuclease, with amino-acid sequence MSEARVIELHYRLDPGTDRALETWVLPEVPVPESQPHDRMLDHLKALLFAWVARTSRSAMVARNLAVRWLEKHPQVGIDPDLCLVEPAPPRAEELESLCLWRRGHRAPRLCIEVVSRNHPYKDYGEVHERYAACGVEELWVLDPRRLGPKKLGGPAPLQIWRREPTGVFVRVHHGGGPARSEVLDAWVHPVSGASMRIADDKAGLSMWLTQEEAERAEKEVALAAREAERVQKEAALAAQEAERAEKEAERAEKEAERAQRLELERRVKELERRFK; translated from the coding sequence GTGAGCGAAGCACGAGTCATCGAGCTCCACTACCGGCTCGACCCGGGCACCGACCGAGCTCTGGAAACTTGGGTCTTGCCCGAAGTGCCCGTGCCCGAGTCTCAGCCTCACGACCGTATGCTCGACCACCTGAAGGCGCTCTTGTTCGCCTGGGTGGCGCGCACTTCGCGCAGCGCCATGGTGGCGAGAAACCTGGCAGTGCGCTGGCTCGAGAAGCATCCGCAGGTCGGGATCGACCCGGATTTGTGCCTGGTCGAGCCGGCGCCGCCGCGCGCCGAAGAGCTCGAGAGCTTGTGCCTGTGGCGGCGCGGTCACCGCGCTCCGCGGCTGTGCATCGAGGTCGTCAGCAGGAACCATCCCTACAAGGACTACGGCGAGGTCCACGAGCGCTACGCCGCCTGCGGCGTCGAAGAGCTCTGGGTGCTCGACCCGCGGCGCCTAGGCCCGAAGAAACTCGGCGGCCCGGCGCCGCTCCAGATCTGGCGCCGCGAGCCGACGGGCGTGTTCGTCCGCGTCCACCACGGCGGCGGGCCGGCGCGCTCCGAGGTGCTCGACGCTTGGGTTCACCCCGTGTCCGGCGCGAGCATGCGCATCGCCGACGACAAGGCCGGCCTCTCGATGTGGCTCACGCAGGAGGAAGCCGAGCGGGCCGAAAAGGAGGTCGCGCTGGCCGCGCGGGAGGCCGAACGCGTCCAGAAAGAAGCCGCGCTGGCCGCGCAGGAGGCCGAGCGAGCCGAGAAGGAAGCTGAGCGGGCCGAGAAGGAGGCCGAACGCGCTCAGCGCCTCGAGCTGGAGCGGCGCGTGAAGGAGCTGGAGCGGCGCTTCAAGTGA
- a CDS encoding SDR family oxidoreductase, with translation MAKDWSLSGRSAVVTGASRGIGRSIAELLLERGARVFGFDLEPGEPLAGAEFRQVNVADAASVAAAVLGLPDDATLLVNNAGITRDKSLGKMSDDEWQSVIDVNLTGAFNVLRALAPRMRAAAHGRIVNVSSINGLRGKFGQANYSAAKAGLIGLTKAAARELGAKGVTVNAVAPGMVLTEMTLALPQEFRDKAQAEAVLPQLPTPRDVANAVAFLLSDAARCITGEVIRVDAGQYI, from the coding sequence ATGGCGAAAGACTGGTCTCTCTCGGGTCGCTCGGCGGTGGTCACCGGCGCATCACGCGGCATCGGCCGCAGCATTGCGGAGCTCTTGCTCGAGCGCGGCGCGCGCGTGTTCGGGTTCGACCTCGAGCCCGGGGAGCCGCTCGCGGGCGCCGAGTTTCGCCAAGTGAACGTCGCGGACGCGGCTTCGGTGGCGGCCGCAGTCCTGGGCCTGCCGGACGACGCGACGCTCCTGGTCAACAACGCCGGCATCACGCGGGACAAGAGCCTCGGGAAGATGAGCGACGACGAGTGGCAGTCGGTCATCGACGTGAACCTCACCGGAGCCTTCAACGTGCTGCGGGCACTGGCACCGCGCATGCGCGCCGCCGCGCACGGTCGCATCGTGAACGTGAGCAGCATCAACGGGCTGCGGGGCAAGTTCGGGCAGGCGAACTACTCGGCGGCGAAGGCCGGCCTGATCGGGTTGACCAAGGCCGCCGCCCGCGAGCTCGGCGCGAAAGGCGTGACGGTGAACGCCGTCGCGCCCGGCATGGTGCTCACGGAGATGACCCTGGCGCTGCCCCAGGAGTTTCGCGACAAGGCCCAGGCCGAAGCCGTGTTGCCCCAGCTCCCGACGCCGCGCGACGTGGCGAACGCGGTGGCGTTCCTGCTCTCGGACGCCGCGCGCTGCATCACCGGCGAGGTGATCCGCGTGGACGCAGGGCAGTACATCTGA